A single Pieris rapae chromosome 2, ilPieRapa1.1, whole genome shotgun sequence DNA region contains:
- the LOC110996509 gene encoding NADPH-dependent diflavin oxidoreductase 1 isoform X1 — MCTAERIVILYGSQTYTSQEIAERIWRTTKILGLKGPVLAMDDYPISKLIHEQYALFVCATTGEGEEPDNMKAFWKFLLRKNLPSNSLVNLKFGVIGLGDSSYDKFNFAAKKLHKRLLQLGAQPLLDTALCDYQHDLGHDAVLMSWIEEFYAKLNTPKKIDPNIGVTKFVPRWKTTIIKNNNTIKSEYGLNKDMYFGSTNTDHFVNPIYLEIESNIRTTHESHFQDVRLLSLKTVNKENINYCPGDVFNIRPRNSKDDIEDLFGIFETHNIDIKPHYMLNIEEYHEDMPVPQFLQQPLPMYVIAEQYWDLKAFPTQYVFSLLALISDDRLERDKCRELSSAEGQEEWLSYCRRPKRTILEVLHDFHRSASNLTIEVLFELFSTIKPRSFSIASSCLPAQGCKIELLVAIVKYQTKIKKQRLGLGSNWLKGLNIGDKVYGWIKKGVLKFPAANIPLILIGPGTGLAPFRNLIQERVALNIADKNIIHLFFGCRYRDRDFHCRDELQMWQKNDKISLYCAFSRDQEDKIYVQHKIIENKDKLHNLLINQGAYVYISGNSKNMPKNVKDAFVEHVLKGVENANSFMENMVNIGRFQTETW, encoded by the exons ATGTGTACGGCAGAAAGAATCGTGATCTTATACGGCAGTCAGACTTATACATCTCAAGAAATTGCAGAGAGAATCTGGCGCACTACAAAAATCTTAGGTCTAAAAGGCCCGGTGCTGGCCATGGATGATTATCCAATATCGAAGCTTATCCACGAACAATATGCCCTATTCGTATGTGCAACAACTGGCGAAGGAGAGGAACCAGACAATATGAAGGCATTTTGGAAGTTCTTGCTGCGAAAAAACCTCCCATCTAACTCTTTAGTGAATCTCAAGTTTGGAGTGATTGGTCTTGGTGATTCATcttatgataaatttaattttgcagcCAAAAAGCTTCATAAGCGTCTCTTGCAACTAGGGGCGCAGCCCTTACTGGACACTG CTCTCTGTGATTATCAACATGACTTAGGACATGATGCTGTTTTGATGTCATGGATTGAAGAGTTCTATGCAAAATTAAACACACCTAAAAAAATTGACCCAAATATTGGAGTGACAAAGTTTGTTCCTCGTTGgaaaacaacaataattaaaaataacaatactatAAAATCTGAATATggattaaataaagatatgtaCTTTGGTAGTACTAACACTGATCATTTTGTTAATCCCATATATTTGGAAATAGAAAGTAATATTCGTACAACACATGAATCACATTTTCAA GATGTAAGATTACTTTCCttaaaaactgtaaataaagaaaacattaattactGTCCTGgagatgtatttaatataagaccACGAAATAGTAAAGATGATATTGAGGATCTCTTTGGAATATTTGAAACtcataatattgatattaaaccACATTACATGTTAAACATAGAAGAATATCATGAAG acATGCCAGTTCCTCAATTTCTCCAACAACCCTTACCAATGTATGTGATAGCAGAACAGTATTGGGATTTAAAAGCATTTCCTACGCAATATGTCTTTTCTCTTCTAGCGCTTATATCAGATGATAGGTTAGAGAGAGACAAATGTAGGGAACTTAGTTCTGCTGAGGGACAGGAAGAGTGGCTAAGTTATTGCAGGAGACCAAAACGGACTATTTTGGAG GTTTTACATGACTTCCACAGATCAGCATCAAATCTCACTATAGAAGTGCTATTTGAGTTGTTCTCCACAATAAAACCTCGCTCATTTTCTATTGCAAGTAGTTGTTTACCAGCACAAG GTTGTAAAATAGAATTACTAGTGGCTATAGTGAAGTatcaaactaaaattaaaaaacaacgcCTGGGTTTAGGTTCCAACTGGTTGAAAGGATTAAATATAGGTGACAAAGTGTATGGTTGGATCAAAAAAGGAGTTCTTAAATTTCCTGCAGCG aATATACCATTAATTCTAATAGGTCCAGGCACTGGCTTGGCTCCATTCCGTAATTTGATTCAAGAAAGGGTAGCTCTCAATATtgctgataaaaatataatacatcttTTTTTTGGCTGTCGGTATAGGGATAGAGATTTTCACTGTAGAGATGAGTTGCAAATGTGGCAGAAGAATGACAAGATTTCTCTATATTGTGCCTTTTCTAGGGACCAAGAAGATAAAAT atatGTTCAACATAAGataatagaaaacaaagaTAAACTACACAATCTTCTGATAAATCAGGGAGCTTATGTCTATATATCTGGAAACTCTAAGAATATGCCTAAAAACGTGAAAGATGCATTTGTGGAACATGTGTTAAAAGGAGTAGAAAATGCTAATAGTTTTATGGAAAATATGGTTAATATTGGCAGATTTCAAACCGAAACTTGGTAA
- the LOC110995713 gene encoding THO complex subunit 3: MKESKQGQTPIEDLQELRNYFASHNVVREYIAHTSKVHSVGWSCDGRRLASGSFDKTVVIFNLERNRLVQDFVFRGHTGSVDQLCWHASHPDLLSTASGDKSVRIWDARSHKCAAAISTKGENINIAWSPNGSTIAVGNKEDLVSFIDARNYKVVTEEQFNFEVNEISWNNSSDLFFLTNGLGCVHILTYPSLELQTVLKAHPGTCICIEHEPTGRYFATGSADALVSLWDVNELACLRVFSRLEWPVRTLSFSFDGRLLASASEDHIIDIGDTETGEKVAEIPVQAATFTVAWHPSRYLIAYACEDKEPSERKRDAGNLKLWGLSNS, translated from the exons ATGAAAGAATCGAAGCAAGGACAAACCCCAATAGAAGATTTACAAGAGCTTCGTAATTATTTCGCTTCGCACAATGTAGTCCGAGAATACATTGCACATACATCGAAAGTACATTCTGTTGGCTGGTCTTGTGATGGTAGACGATTAGCTTCAGGATCGTTTGATAAAACTGttgtaattttcaatttagaGAGGAACAGATTA GTTCAGGACTTCGTATTTCGGGGACACACGGGTTCGGTAGATCAATTGTGCTGGCATGCCTCTCATCCTGATCTGCTTAGCACAGCCAGTGGCGATAAATCAGTGAGGATATGGGACGCACG ATCACATAAATGTGCAGCTGCAATATCAACTAAAGGAGAGAATATAAACATAGCTTGGTCACCCAATGGTTCAACAATTGCTGTTGGCAATAAAGAAGATCTAGTCTCCTTTATAGATGCACGTAATTATAAAgta GTCACGGAAGAACAATTTAACTTTGAAGTGAATGAAATTTCGTGGAACAACTCATCAGATCTTTTCTTCTTAACCAATGGTTTGGGTTGCGTACATATATTAAC GTATCCATCTTTAGAACTACAAACAGTACTAAAAGCTCATCCAGGCacatgtatttgtatagaGCATGAACCCACTGGAAGATATTTTGCAACAGGTTCAGCTGATGCCTTAGTGTCACTGTGGGATGTCAATGAATTGGCATGTTTAAGAGTGTTTTCTAG aTTAGAATGGCCAGTCAGAACACTGTCTTTTAGTTTTGACGGACGATTGCTGGCTTCAGCCAGTGAAGACCACATAATTGATATTGGTGATACTGAAACcg gtgAAAAAGTAGCAGAAATTCCTGTACAAGCGGCAACATTTACTGTAGCATGGCATCCGTCTCGTTACTTAATTGCCTATGCTTGTGAAGATAAGGAACCTTCAGAAAGAAAACGTGATGCTGGTAACCTGAAATTATGGGGGCTGAGTAATAGCTAG
- the LOC110996509 gene encoding NADPH-dependent diflavin oxidoreductase 1 isoform X2 produces MCTAERIVILYGSQTYTSQEIAERIWRTTKILGLKGPVLAMDDYPISKLIHEQYALFVCATTGEGEEPDNMKAFWKFLLRKNLPSNSLVNLKFGVIGLGDSSYDKFNFAAKKLHKRLLQLGAQPLLDTALCDYQHDLGHDAVLMSWIEEFYAKLNTPKKIDPNIGVTKFVPRWKTTIIKNNNTIKSEYGLNKDMYFGSTNTDHFVNPIYLEIESNIRTTHESHFQDVRLLSLKTVNKENINYCPGDVFNIRPRNSKDDIEDLFGIFETHNIDIKPHYMLNIEEYHEDMPVPQFLQQPLPMYVIAEQYWDLKAFPTQYVFSLLALISDDRLERDKCRELSSAEGQEEWLSYCRRPKRTILEVLHDFHRSASNLTIEVLFELFSTIKPRSFSIASSCLPAQGSNWLKGLNIGDKVYGWIKKGVLKFPAANIPLILIGPGTGLAPFRNLIQERVALNIADKNIIHLFFGCRYRDRDFHCRDELQMWQKNDKISLYCAFSRDQEDKIYVQHKIIENKDKLHNLLINQGAYVYISGNSKNMPKNVKDAFVEHVLKGVENANSFMENMVNIGRFQTETW; encoded by the exons ATGTGTACGGCAGAAAGAATCGTGATCTTATACGGCAGTCAGACTTATACATCTCAAGAAATTGCAGAGAGAATCTGGCGCACTACAAAAATCTTAGGTCTAAAAGGCCCGGTGCTGGCCATGGATGATTATCCAATATCGAAGCTTATCCACGAACAATATGCCCTATTCGTATGTGCAACAACTGGCGAAGGAGAGGAACCAGACAATATGAAGGCATTTTGGAAGTTCTTGCTGCGAAAAAACCTCCCATCTAACTCTTTAGTGAATCTCAAGTTTGGAGTGATTGGTCTTGGTGATTCATcttatgataaatttaattttgcagcCAAAAAGCTTCATAAGCGTCTCTTGCAACTAGGGGCGCAGCCCTTACTGGACACTG CTCTCTGTGATTATCAACATGACTTAGGACATGATGCTGTTTTGATGTCATGGATTGAAGAGTTCTATGCAAAATTAAACACACCTAAAAAAATTGACCCAAATATTGGAGTGACAAAGTTTGTTCCTCGTTGgaaaacaacaataattaaaaataacaatactatAAAATCTGAATATggattaaataaagatatgtaCTTTGGTAGTACTAACACTGATCATTTTGTTAATCCCATATATTTGGAAATAGAAAGTAATATTCGTACAACACATGAATCACATTTTCAA GATGTAAGATTACTTTCCttaaaaactgtaaataaagaaaacattaattactGTCCTGgagatgtatttaatataagaccACGAAATAGTAAAGATGATATTGAGGATCTCTTTGGAATATTTGAAACtcataatattgatattaaaccACATTACATGTTAAACATAGAAGAATATCATGAAG acATGCCAGTTCCTCAATTTCTCCAACAACCCTTACCAATGTATGTGATAGCAGAACAGTATTGGGATTTAAAAGCATTTCCTACGCAATATGTCTTTTCTCTTCTAGCGCTTATATCAGATGATAGGTTAGAGAGAGACAAATGTAGGGAACTTAGTTCTGCTGAGGGACAGGAAGAGTGGCTAAGTTATTGCAGGAGACCAAAACGGACTATTTTGGAG GTTTTACATGACTTCCACAGATCAGCATCAAATCTCACTATAGAAGTGCTATTTGAGTTGTTCTCCACAATAAAACCTCGCTCATTTTCTATTGCAAGTAGTTGTTTACCAGCACAAG GTTCCAACTGGTTGAAAGGATTAAATATAGGTGACAAAGTGTATGGTTGGATCAAAAAAGGAGTTCTTAAATTTCCTGCAGCG aATATACCATTAATTCTAATAGGTCCAGGCACTGGCTTGGCTCCATTCCGTAATTTGATTCAAGAAAGGGTAGCTCTCAATATtgctgataaaaatataatacatcttTTTTTTGGCTGTCGGTATAGGGATAGAGATTTTCACTGTAGAGATGAGTTGCAAATGTGGCAGAAGAATGACAAGATTTCTCTATATTGTGCCTTTTCTAGGGACCAAGAAGATAAAAT atatGTTCAACATAAGataatagaaaacaaagaTAAACTACACAATCTTCTGATAAATCAGGGAGCTTATGTCTATATATCTGGAAACTCTAAGAATATGCCTAAAAACGTGAAAGATGCATTTGTGGAACATGTGTTAAAAGGAGTAGAAAATGCTAATAGTTTTATGGAAAATATGGTTAATATTGGCAGATTTCAAACCGAAACTTGGTAA
- the LOC110997872 gene encoding U3 small nucleolar ribonucleoprotein protein IMP4, with amino-acid sequence MLRRQARLRREYLYRKSAEDKQKSIQAKKDQLKKCLEENIPIHGDLRKEAIALQQRLEFEDKGPEKSAVIGGFSGGGNTLNSQDDEYRYAGVEDPKIMITTSREPSARLKMFVKELRLIFPNSQRMNRGGYEMSQLIHACRANDVTDFIVVHEHRGVPDSLVICHLPYGPTASFTLSGVVMRHDIPDIGPMSEQYPHLIFHNFKTDLGKRTMSILKYLFPVPKPDSKRVITFANNDDYICFRQHTHKKAGKEIELSEVGPRFQMKLYEIKLGTLEALEAADTEWALRPYMNTAAKRRFLSDEDGWQEEE; translated from the exons ATGCTACGGAGGCAAGCGCGATTGCGCCGCGAATATTTGTACAGGAAGTCGGCAGAAGATAAACAAAAGAGTATTCAAGCTAAAAAAGAtcaactaaaaaaatgtttagaagaGAATATTCCAATACACGGAGACCTAAGGAAAGAAGCAATAGCCTTACAACAAAGATTAGAATTTGAAGACAAAG GTCCAGAAAAATCTGCAGTAATTGGTGGCTTCAGCGGCGGCGGTAACACATTAAACTCTCAAGATGATGAATATAGATATGCAGGTGTCGAAGATCCTAAGATTATGATTACAACATCCAGAGAGCCTAGTGCAAGGCTTAAAATGTTTGTCAAAGAGTTAAG ACTAATATTTCCTAATAGCCAACGTATGAATCGTGGGGGTTATGAAATGTCGCAACTCATTCATGCCTGTCGAGCTAATGATGTCACAGATTTCATAGTTGTTCATGAACACAGAGGAGTACCTGACAGTTTG GTAATATGCCATCTTCCCTATGGCCCCACAGCATCATTCACATTGTCAGGTGTGGTGATGAGACATGATATTCCAGATATAGGGCCCATGAGTGAACAGTACCCACACCTTATATTCCATAACTTTAAAACAGATCTTG GTAAAAGAACAATGAGTATTTTAAAGTACCTATTTCCAGTACCTAAGCCAGACTCAAAGCGAGTGATAACTTTTGCCAATAATGATGATTACATCTGCTTTagacaacatacacataagaAG GCTGGTAAAGAAATAGAGCTCTCTGAAGTAGGTCCTCGCTTCCAAATGAAACTGTATGAGATAAAATTAGGCACTTTAGAAGCCCTGGAAGCAGCTGACACCGAATGGGCCTTGCGTCCCTACATGAACACTGCTGCCAAACGACGATTCCTCAGTGACGAGGACGGGTGGCAGGAGGAAGAATga